A window from Mogibacterium neglectum encodes these proteins:
- a CDS encoding M20/M25/M40 family metallo-hydrolase, which yields MKRLGCTVDVNYVKGYAPVINDKELTSVSRAATADTIGEDRVIDLDRPMNFSEDFSAYSDVSGKPGTFMILKAGNAGHYAPLHNSASTLNEETIPYGMAAMVATAIRYLKENCNA from the coding sequence TTGAAGAGGTTAGGATGCACTGTAGATGTCAATTATGTAAAGGGATATGCTCCAGTGATAAACGATAAAGAGCTCACATCTGTATCAAGGGCGGCAACTGCAGATACCATCGGTGAAGATAGGGTAATCGATTTAGATAGACCGATGAATTTCAGTGAGGACTTCAGTGCCTACTCAGATGTAAGTGGAAAGCCTGGCACATTTATGATTTTGAAAGCTGGGAATGCAGGGCATTATGCTCCGCTACATAATTCAGCAAGTACGTTAAACGAGGAGACAATTCCTTACGGTATGGCGGCTATGGTTGCTACAGCAATTAGGTATTTAAAAGAAAACTGCAATGCATAA